In Reichenbachiella agarivorans, one genomic interval encodes:
- a CDS encoding sulfatase-like hydrolase/transferase: MKKQILYLGQILLATMITACQPQTKQKPNIVFIFTDDQTYDAIHALGNEEIITPNMDRLVQEGTTFTHAYNMGAWNGAVCAASRAQMVSGRSVWRVNQFRKHWQKGDSLDKTWGQLMKKAGYDTYMTGKWHVDAPAPKVFDSTAHIRPGMPQDYWDHATMVRQFAELVDTGLKKSEEIMPLGYNRPQSPADTAWRPDDPAMGGYWAGGQHWSEVLRDDALDFIDQASKRDNPFFMYLAFNAPHDPRQAPAAYQEIYDTVDISLPESWVAEYPYQDLIGNGPSLRDEALAPFPRTEFATKTHIKEYYALITHLDDQIGQILDALEQSGQMDNTYIFFTADHGLAMGRHGLIGKQSLYDHSVRPPFMVVGPEVPHGRQIDADIYLQDVMASALDLAGVDKPDYVEFNSVMPLIRGEKLQQYDAIYGAYVDTQRSVRKDGFKLIVYPKAEQLLLFDLNNDPEEITNLADNPEYKGKIRELFDELMVLQVHFRDSLDISWMKP, encoded by the coding sequence ATGAAAAAACAAATACTATACCTGGGGCAAATCCTACTCGCAACAATGATCACTGCGTGCCAGCCACAGACCAAACAAAAACCCAATATCGTTTTCATCTTTACTGATGATCAGACCTACGATGCGATCCATGCCTTGGGCAATGAAGAGATCATCACACCAAATATGGATAGATTGGTGCAGGAGGGGACAACATTCACCCATGCTTACAACATGGGTGCATGGAATGGTGCCGTTTGTGCTGCTTCCCGCGCCCAGATGGTGTCGGGGCGATCAGTATGGCGTGTCAATCAGTTTAGAAAGCACTGGCAAAAAGGCGATTCGCTGGACAAGACCTGGGGACAGTTGATGAAAAAGGCTGGATACGATACCTATATGACAGGCAAGTGGCATGTGGATGCCCCAGCGCCTAAAGTATTTGATAGCACTGCTCATATACGTCCTGGTATGCCTCAGGACTATTGGGATCATGCTACTATGGTACGGCAGTTTGCCGAGCTCGTGGATACTGGCTTGAAAAAGTCAGAAGAGATTATGCCGCTAGGTTATAACCGTCCCCAAAGTCCAGCCGATACAGCCTGGCGTCCAGACGATCCAGCGATGGGTGGTTACTGGGCAGGAGGTCAGCACTGGAGCGAAGTTCTCAGAGACGATGCCTTGGATTTTATCGATCAAGCATCGAAAAGAGACAATCCTTTCTTTATGTATTTGGCCTTCAATGCACCTCATGATCCGAGACAGGCTCCTGCAGCTTATCAGGAGATATATGATACAGTTGATATTTCCCTACCAGAGAGCTGGGTGGCTGAGTATCCCTACCAAGACTTGATTGGTAACGGGCCTTCGTTGCGTGACGAAGCACTGGCGCCTTTTCCTCGTACGGAGTTTGCTACTAAGACGCACATTAAAGAATACTATGCCTTGATTACCCACCTTGATGATCAGATCGGTCAAATTCTGGATGCGCTGGAGCAGAGTGGTCAGATGGATAATACCTACATCTTCTTTACCGCTGATCATGGCTTGGCGATGGGTCGGCATGGCTTGATTGGCAAGCAGAGTCTTTATGATCACAGTGTGCGTCCACCATTTATGGTTGTAGGGCCAGAGGTGCCACATGGGAGACAGATCGACGCGGACATTTATCTACAGGATGTGATGGCATCTGCATTGGATTTGGCTGGTGTGGACAAGCCTGATTATGTAGAATTCAACAGCGTGATGCCATTGATCAGAGGAGAGAAGCTGCAGCAATATGATGCCATTTATGGAGCTTATGTCGATACGCAGCGGAGTGTGCGTAAGGACGGATTTAAATTGATCGTTTACCCTAAGGCAGAGCAACTCTTACTTTTTGATCTCAACAACGACCCAGAAGAGATTACCAATTTAGCTGATAATCCTGAGTACAAAGGGAAGATTCGCGAACTCTTCGATGAACTCATGGTGCTACAGGTGCATTTCCGAGATTCGCTGGATATCAGTTGGATGAAACCATGA
- a CDS encoding sulfatase family protein, whose product MKQLIKLALGLFLLVGIVSCTSQNQKIESSSAAPDAKPNIVVIYLDDLGYGDVGAYGATEIATPNIDQLANGGVRFTQGYATSATCTPSRYALLTGQYPWRKEGAQILPGSAPLLIDTAQETLPKMLKKQGYHTGIVGKWHLGLGSGNVDWNQHISPGPNEVGFDYAYIMAATQDRVPTVYIENGKVENLDPNDPIQISYQENFEGEPTGKDNPELLNMTWHHGHNNSIVNGIPRIGYMTGGESAKWKDEEMADNFLAHAQHYVQQHKEESFFLYYALQQPHVPRTPHPRFVGKSGMGPRGDVIVEADWMVGQFIETLKKEGLLENTLIILSSDNGPVLNDGYNDQSDELLGAHDPRGGLRGGKYSLFEAGTRVPFITYWKGKIQPRVSDALVCQLDVYSSLAQLVGGDLSTADSQDLLPAFLGQVQKGRDNLVLEATSRTAFRQGDWAMIPPYQGKPVNTQVNIELGNDTAFQLYNLKEDLGQQTNLAQQKPEKLQQMLADFETIRGKGYGSTTPLELK is encoded by the coding sequence ATGAAACAACTAATCAAATTGGCTCTTGGTCTATTTCTTTTAGTAGGAATAGTCTCGTGTACGAGTCAGAATCAAAAAATAGAATCATCCTCGGCCGCACCTGATGCGAAACCCAATATCGTAGTGATCTACCTCGATGATTTGGGCTATGGTGACGTAGGCGCTTATGGAGCTACAGAAATCGCTACACCCAATATCGACCAACTGGCCAATGGTGGAGTGAGGTTTACTCAAGGCTATGCAACTTCGGCTACTTGCACACCTAGTCGCTATGCCTTGCTTACTGGACAATATCCTTGGCGCAAAGAAGGTGCGCAAATTCTGCCAGGCTCAGCTCCATTATTGATAGACACAGCACAGGAAACACTTCCGAAAATGCTCAAAAAGCAAGGTTATCATACAGGAATTGTAGGCAAATGGCATCTAGGGTTGGGCAGCGGCAATGTTGATTGGAATCAGCACATCAGCCCTGGGCCCAATGAGGTAGGTTTTGACTATGCCTACATCATGGCAGCCACGCAGGATAGGGTGCCGACCGTCTATATCGAAAATGGAAAGGTTGAGAACCTTGATCCCAACGATCCCATCCAGATCAGCTACCAAGAGAATTTCGAAGGAGAGCCGACTGGAAAGGATAATCCTGAGTTGCTCAATATGACCTGGCACCATGGTCACAACAATAGTATTGTAAATGGGATTCCCCGCATTGGCTACATGACAGGAGGAGAAAGCGCCAAGTGGAAGGATGAAGAAATGGCGGACAACTTCCTAGCACATGCACAGCACTATGTACAGCAGCACAAGGAAGAGTCATTCTTTCTCTACTATGCCTTGCAGCAGCCACACGTACCGCGTACACCACACCCGCGCTTTGTGGGCAAGTCAGGTATGGGGCCAAGAGGAGATGTGATTGTAGAGGCTGATTGGATGGTAGGTCAGTTCATCGAGACTTTGAAGAAGGAGGGACTCTTAGAAAATACCCTCATTATCCTGAGTAGCGACAATGGTCCAGTACTCAACGATGGCTACAATGACCAGTCTGACGAATTGCTCGGGGCTCATGATCCCCGAGGGGGATTGCGCGGTGGCAAGTACAGTCTCTTCGAGGCTGGTACGCGAGTCCCTTTCATTACTTACTGGAAAGGAAAAATCCAGCCGCGTGTCTCAGATGCTCTGGTGTGTCAATTGGATGTGTATTCCTCGCTGGCACAGCTCGTCGGAGGAGACCTTAGCACAGCTGATAGCCAAGATCTGCTACCTGCCTTTCTGGGTCAAGTTCAAAAAGGGCGTGACAATCTGGTGTTAGAGGCGACTTCACGTACGGCATTCCGACAAGGAGATTGGGCAATGATCCCTCCCTATCAGGGCAAGCCAGTGAATACGCAGGTCAATATTGAATTGGGCAATGATACAGCGTTTCAACTTTACAACTTGAAGGAAGATCTGGGACAACAAACCAACCTGGCTCAGCAAAAACCTGAGAAACTCCAGCAGATGCTGGCAGATTTTGAAACCATCAGAGGCAAAGGTTATGGCAGTACCACACCTCTGGAATTGAAATAA
- a CDS encoding sulfatase-like hydrolase/transferase, whose product MKNPILAIAFVLLGLSVEAQNRPNFVFVLTDDQPYGMMGCTGNDIVQTPHLDRLADEGMLFTNAHITSAICTPSRVSILLSQYERKHGVNFNSGTSVSDEAWAKSYPMVMREAGYYTGWVGKNHAPIGRGGYESGVMEQSFDYWYAGHGHLGFYPKDHHKIFEDAQSDTQVEVVAEGVEDFLDPNAKRLEGAVEFLEKRPKNQPFMLSICFNLPHGAGTRSMKMKDSDDDIYKSLYRDMDIPLPEHYVAKADITNPKLPADLLRAEDRQSGYDYVDIPEEVLEMYIRQMQAMTGIDRMMGALRAKLRDLKLDKNTVIIFTSDHGLFMGEYGLGGKALCYEKTTKVPIIIFDPRVKGRNRGKELDHLAQSIDIAPTMLSMAGIEQPETFQGVDLSPVLRGDQVVVRDYLYTENLWSTHFGNPRCEAVQTKEWKYIRYYANHNLPASRKVQTAKELDMNINDMLYAVHDTDVAQYRQYVEAPIKGEEPVYEELYHIGQDPMETTNLISTKQYSSQLEMLKEAWTNEIKKARGEGNPSVYRYTADSQLQSGQNIKTK is encoded by the coding sequence ATGAAGAATCCAATACTTGCAATAGCTTTTGTACTATTAGGTCTATCAGTAGAGGCACAGAATCGTCCCAATTTCGTTTTTGTACTCACAGATGATCAACCGTACGGGATGATGGGGTGTACAGGCAATGATATTGTACAAACGCCTCATCTCGATCGTCTGGCAGACGAAGGGATGCTCTTTACCAATGCGCATATCACCAGTGCAATATGTACGCCAAGCAGGGTGTCCATATTGCTGAGTCAGTACGAGCGCAAGCATGGGGTCAATTTCAACTCTGGCACGAGTGTTTCTGATGAGGCCTGGGCCAAGAGCTACCCGATGGTCATGAGAGAAGCAGGATATTACACTGGTTGGGTGGGTAAAAATCATGCACCCATCGGTAGAGGAGGTTATGAAAGTGGCGTGATGGAGCAGAGCTTTGATTACTGGTATGCTGGTCACGGGCATCTGGGCTTCTATCCCAAAGACCATCACAAGATATTCGAAGATGCACAGTCAGATACTCAGGTGGAGGTGGTAGCAGAAGGGGTAGAGGACTTTCTTGATCCCAATGCCAAGCGACTAGAAGGTGCCGTAGAGTTTCTCGAAAAACGTCCCAAAAATCAGCCTTTCATGTTGTCGATTTGCTTCAATCTGCCGCATGGTGCTGGTACTAGGAGTATGAAAATGAAGGACAGCGATGATGATATTTATAAAAGTTTATACAGAGACATGGATATTCCGCTGCCTGAGCACTATGTGGCCAAAGCGGATATCACAAACCCCAAATTGCCCGCCGATCTGCTCCGAGCGGAGGATAGACAGTCTGGGTATGACTATGTAGACATCCCTGAGGAGGTGCTTGAAATGTACATTCGTCAGATGCAAGCCATGACAGGAATAGACCGTATGATGGGAGCACTGCGAGCCAAGCTCCGGGATTTAAAGTTGGACAAGAATACAGTTATTATTTTTACCTCCGATCATGGCTTATTCATGGGCGAGTATGGTCTGGGAGGAAAGGCGTTGTGTTATGAAAAGACGACCAAGGTACCCATAATCATTTTTGATCCAAGGGTCAAAGGGAGAAACCGTGGAAAAGAACTGGATCATTTAGCTCAAAGTATAGATATAGCGCCGACCATGCTTTCCATGGCAGGCATAGAGCAGCCTGAAACGTTTCAGGGTGTGGATTTGAGTCCTGTGTTGCGAGGGGATCAGGTGGTGGTCAGAGATTACCTCTATACCGAAAATCTGTGGTCTACCCATTTTGGTAATCCTAGGTGTGAGGCTGTCCAGACCAAAGAATGGAAATATATCCGCTACTACGCCAATCATAATCTCCCTGCCTCACGCAAGGTTCAGACAGCCAAAGAGCTAGACATGAATATAAACGATATGCTTTATGCAGTGCATGATACGGATGTAGCCCAGTACAGACAATATGTAGAAGCTCCTATCAAGGGTGAAGAGCCAGTCTATGAAGAACTCTACCATATTGGTCAAGACCCTATGGAAACAACCAATCTGATATCAACTAAGCAGTATTCAAGTCAACTGGAAATGCTGAAGGAGGCGTGGACGAATGAGATTAAAAAGGCAAGGGGAGAGGGGAATCCGTCAGTTTATCGCTACACGGCAGATAGCCAGTTGCAGTCAGGACAAAATATCAAAACAAAATAA
- a CDS encoding arylsulfatase: MRGLSKLVIGLCMWIGMWSCVEVETRLPNVVLVISDDQGYGDVGVHGNPIIQTPNMDELHGQSTRLTDFHVSPTCAPTRAALLTGRYSNRTGVWHTIAGRSLLHDSEVTLAEVLRQNGYATGMFGKWHLGDNFPFRPEDNGFEEVVAHMGGGVGQQPDYWNNDYFDDVYYHNGKPKRYEGYCTDIWFEQAIDFIDAKHKANEPFFTYISTNAPHGPYYVADEYMERYKNNPDVVNPAFYGMIDNLDDNLGRLMNYLDENELSDNTIFIFMTDNGTAAGFNYGKGGLAAQGYNAGMRGGKGTEYEGGHRVPFFIRWPQGGIKAGKDIDDLTSHIDIMPTLLALVGAKSTPELSWDGVSLKDLLLGRQKTASSGRVIVTDSQRKEFPEKWRNSATMQDKWRLINGKSLYKVDDDPGQQTDVKNDYPEKFKELTMAYDAWWNGIQDDIRKTPRFPLCTDQEPVTLLHAHDLHLYEERGITSVPWNSMLMREGFKTDGFYTVTVPEAGKYRFELFRWPPEAQAALAGEVAPRPAVPGTTVEMLPAGIALPIKKAYIDIAGQQTEKDVDPQAESVSFELTLEPGDTELKAQFAEEEAEPYAAFYVRVSKV; encoded by the coding sequence ATGAGAGGACTATCAAAGTTAGTCATTGGATTGTGCATGTGGATTGGTATGTGGTCATGTGTAGAAGTGGAGACCCGTCTTCCAAATGTCGTGCTGGTCATATCAGATGATCAGGGATATGGAGATGTGGGGGTGCATGGCAATCCTATCATCCAAACTCCAAATATGGACGAGCTGCATGGGCAGAGCACACGCCTTACTGACTTTCATGTAAGCCCAACTTGCGCACCTACCCGCGCCGCCCTATTGACAGGCAGGTATTCCAACCGTACTGGGGTGTGGCATACCATCGCTGGCCGTTCACTGTTGCACGACAGTGAGGTGACTCTGGCTGAGGTGCTCAGACAAAACGGCTATGCTACGGGCATGTTTGGCAAGTGGCATTTGGGAGACAATTTTCCTTTCAGGCCAGAGGACAATGGTTTTGAGGAAGTAGTAGCACATATGGGTGGAGGTGTTGGACAGCAGCCTGACTACTGGAACAATGACTATTTCGACGATGTGTATTACCACAATGGCAAGCCTAAGAGATATGAAGGATATTGCACAGATATTTGGTTTGAGCAGGCCATTGATTTTATCGATGCTAAGCACAAGGCCAACGAACCCTTCTTCACCTACATCTCCACCAATGCACCCCACGGCCCTTATTATGTAGCGGATGAATATATGGAACGCTACAAGAACAATCCTGATGTGGTCAATCCAGCGTTTTATGGGATGATTGATAATCTGGATGACAATCTGGGACGATTGATGAACTATTTGGACGAAAATGAGCTAAGTGACAATACGATTTTCATTTTTATGACGGACAATGGTACAGCCGCAGGGTTCAATTATGGCAAGGGAGGCTTGGCCGCACAAGGCTACAATGCGGGTATGCGCGGAGGCAAGGGTACTGAATATGAAGGGGGACACCGTGTGCCTTTCTTTATCCGATGGCCTCAAGGTGGGATCAAGGCAGGAAAGGATATCGACGACCTTACATCCCATATTGACATCATGCCAACCCTGCTGGCATTGGTAGGTGCCAAGTCTACTCCAGAGTTGAGTTGGGACGGAGTGAGTTTGAAAGACTTATTGCTAGGTAGGCAAAAGACCGCATCATCAGGTCGCGTGATCGTCACGGATTCTCAACGCAAGGAATTTCCTGAAAAGTGGCGAAATAGTGCCACCATGCAAGACAAGTGGCGTTTGATCAACGGCAAGAGCCTATACAAGGTGGACGATGATCCAGGGCAGCAGACCGATGTGAAAAACGACTATCCCGAAAAATTCAAAGAACTGACCATGGCCTATGATGCCTGGTGGAACGGGATACAAGATGATATTCGAAAAACACCTAGATTTCCACTTTGTACGGATCAGGAACCAGTTACTTTGCTACATGCGCACGACTTGCACCTTTACGAGGAGCGTGGCATAACTTCCGTACCTTGGAACTCCATGCTGATGCGTGAGGGATTTAAAACCGATGGGTTTTATACTGTGACTGTACCCGAAGCGGGTAAGTACCGTTTTGAACTCTTTCGCTGGCCACCTGAAGCACAAGCCGCCTTGGCTGGCGAAGTAGCTCCTCGACCCGCCGTACCTGGTACTACTGTCGAGATGTTGCCCGCAGGCATAGCTCTTCCGATCAAGAAGGCTTATATTGACATTGCAGGTCAACAGACAGAAAAGGACGTGGATCCACAGGCAGAGTCCGTATCTTTCGAACTGACTTTGGAACCTGGTGATACCGAACTCAAGGCTCAGTTTGCTGAGGAAGAGGCAGAGCCTTACGCGGCTTTTTATGTTCGAGTTTCCAAAGTATAA
- a CDS encoding family 43 glycosylhydrolase, whose translation MKKLLLLYLAMTISSLVVSQNPLVTHIYTADPTARVFDGQLYLYPSHDVVPPADLKNPPRFCMPDYHIFSLENGNTWRDHGVVLDQNEVPWGAKNSYGMWAPDCIKKGNKYYYYYPASPEDGSAFRRIGVGLSNSPTGPFKWEKNYIDGVSGIDPGLLLDDDDHAYLFFGGGHELYVAPLAENMKAITQKPLLIEGLPAGYKEGSFPFKKDSVYYLTFAHVFADEGYTIGYATSDSPMGPYTYQGKIMDNIDNGTNHHSVVKYKDRWILFYHWWDISGQNKLRSMRADYMEFKPDGTIRKVTPTLRGINTPTLGDTIQIDRYSEIKGAETAFVGGNEPKGWMVCETHMMSYVGFNRVNFGSGEAQKIHARVSCGQRIGSYEVRIDSPKGPLVATFNAQYTGGWNKWITQEAPVENKIEGIHDLYVVFKADWGSTKVVNLNWLVIE comes from the coding sequence ATGAAAAAACTTCTACTTCTCTATTTGGCAATGACTATCTCATCCCTAGTGGTGAGTCAAAATCCTTTGGTCACACATATCTACACTGCCGACCCTACTGCTCGGGTATTTGATGGTCAGCTCTACCTCTACCCCTCGCATGATGTAGTGCCACCAGCCGATCTGAAAAATCCTCCGCGATTTTGCATGCCAGACTACCACATTTTCTCTCTAGAAAACGGCAATACTTGGCGAGATCACGGAGTAGTGCTCGATCAAAACGAAGTGCCATGGGGAGCCAAAAACTCCTATGGTATGTGGGCACCAGACTGCATCAAAAAAGGTAACAAGTACTACTATTATTACCCAGCCAGCCCAGAAGATGGGAGTGCTTTTAGAAGAATAGGTGTAGGTCTATCTAACAGCCCAACAGGGCCTTTCAAATGGGAGAAAAACTACATAGATGGAGTGAGTGGTATCGATCCAGGCCTGTTACTAGATGACGATGACCATGCTTATCTATTCTTCGGTGGTGGACATGAGCTCTATGTTGCTCCTTTGGCAGAAAACATGAAAGCTATTACCCAAAAGCCCCTGCTGATTGAAGGCTTGCCAGCAGGATACAAAGAGGGTTCTTTTCCATTCAAAAAAGACAGCGTCTATTACCTGACCTTCGCTCATGTCTTCGCTGATGAGGGCTACACCATCGGCTATGCTACTAGTGATAGTCCTATGGGTCCCTACACCTATCAGGGCAAGATCATGGACAACATCGACAATGGTACCAACCACCACTCTGTGGTCAAGTACAAGGATCGCTGGATACTGTTTTACCACTGGTGGGACATCAGTGGACAAAACAAACTTCGCTCTATGCGCGCTGACTATATGGAATTCAAACCTGATGGCACCATACGCAAGGTTACGCCCACACTGCGTGGCATCAACACGCCTACGCTTGGCGACACAATCCAAATCGATCGCTACAGCGAAATCAAAGGGGCAGAGACGGCCTTTGTGGGAGGCAATGAACCTAAAGGCTGGATGGTGTGCGAGACACACATGATGTCATACGTCGGATTCAATAGGGTCAACTTTGGATCAGGAGAAGCGCAAAAGATACATGCACGCGTCTCTTGTGGCCAACGCATAGGATCATACGAAGTAAGGATAGACAGCCCCAAAGGGCCCTTGGTTGCTACTTTTAACGCACAGTACACAGGAGGTTGGAACAAATGGATAACCCAAGAAGCTCCTGTGGAAAACAAAATTGAAGGCATACACGACCTCTATGTCGTATTCAAAGCAGATTGGGGATCGACCAAGGTAGTTAATTTGAATTGGCTGGTAATAGAGTAG